From a single Halodesulfovibrio marinisediminis DSM 17456 genomic region:
- the trpB gene encoding tryptophan synthase subunit beta has protein sequence MSTAVNNEVTAAGFFGEYGGQYVPEPLKPVLAELEAAFEKYRNDPEFIKEYNYYLTQFSGRQTPLYLCSNLTEKLGGAKIYLKREDLNHLGAHKVNNTIGQILLAKRMGKKRIIAETGAGQHGVATAATAALMGMECTIYMGEVDIERQKLNVFRMQMMGAKVVAATSGQRTLKEAVDEALAELVNSSEDTFYLLGSAVGPHPYPTIVREFQQVISKEAKQQILEQEGRLPDCCLACVGGGSNAIGMFADFIEDESVRLIGVEPAGRGLEYGQHAASLSLGEPGIMHGFNSYMLKDENGEAAEVYSISAGLDYPSVGPEHAYLKDAGRAEYAYISDKEAMDAFFALSRTEGIIPAIESSHALAHAMKLAPKMEKDQIMIVCLSGRGDKDVAQIEEMVSAGEIMVPEL, from the coding sequence ATGTCTACAGCAGTGAACAACGAAGTTACAGCGGCGGGTTTTTTTGGCGAGTACGGCGGACAGTATGTTCCGGAACCATTAAAGCCTGTTCTTGCTGAGCTGGAAGCAGCTTTCGAAAAATACCGTAATGATCCTGAGTTCATCAAAGAGTACAATTACTACTTAACTCAGTTCTCCGGCCGTCAGACTCCTCTTTACCTCTGTTCCAACCTTACCGAAAAGCTTGGTGGTGCAAAAATCTATCTTAAACGTGAAGATTTGAACCATCTTGGCGCGCACAAAGTAAATAACACTATCGGTCAGATTCTTCTCGCAAAGCGTATGGGCAAAAAGCGCATCATTGCTGAAACCGGTGCTGGTCAGCACGGTGTTGCAACTGCGGCAACTGCTGCTCTTATGGGCATGGAATGTACTATCTACATGGGCGAAGTAGATATTGAGCGCCAGAAGCTTAACGTATTTCGTATGCAGATGATGGGTGCTAAGGTTGTTGCTGCAACCAGTGGTCAGCGCACTCTTAAAGAAGCAGTTGATGAAGCTCTTGCTGAGCTTGTTAATTCTTCCGAAGACACCTTCTACCTGCTTGGCTCCGCAGTTGGACCGCATCCGTACCCAACCATCGTTCGTGAATTCCAGCAGGTAATTAGTAAAGAAGCAAAGCAGCAGATCCTTGAGCAAGAAGGTCGTCTGCCAGATTGCTGTCTCGCTTGTGTTGGTGGTGGTTCAAACGCAATCGGCATGTTTGCAGACTTTATTGAAGATGAAAGCGTGCGTCTTATTGGTGTAGAGCCTGCAGGCCGTGGGCTTGAGTACGGTCAGCATGCTGCTTCTCTTAGTCTTGGTGAACCGGGCATTATGCACGGCTTTAATTCTTACATGCTTAAAGATGAGAATGGCGAAGCAGCAGAAGTATACTCTATCTCTGCTGGCCTTGATTACCCAAGCGTAGGTCCTGAGCATGCATACCTCAAGGATGCGGGTCGCGCAGAGTACGCATACATCAGTGATAAAGAAGCAATGGATGCATTCTTTGCGCTTTCCCGTACTGAAGGCATCATTCCGGCAATAGAATCTTCCCATGCTCTTGCACATGCAATGAAGCTTGCACCGAAGATGGAAAAAGATCAGATCATGATTGTATGTCTTTCCGGACGTGGTGATAAGGACGTTGCGCAGATTGAGGAGATGGTTTCTGCTGGCGAAATTATGGTTCCTGAACTGTAA
- a CDS encoding 3-deoxy-D-manno-octulosonic acid transferase gives MSLGFSHNLMLAAYGTAWRVARPVLDRNKRLKHGLSQRLVPYGWSKRAHVWIQAASGGEAYLAWQMLREMPDDQQMTILLTSCTKQGIEVLEKAREWAAKEKSYLDVVVNYFPYDQPHLMTRAVEMVAPKTVVLLETELWPGLMTACAVLDIPVVVFNGRMNPRSLAGYLATIGFWRRIRPTMVHAISDKDARRYSALFGEQGVYTMNNIKFDSVSVGHKAGKNPLVGKVVKKNTPLVVLGSVREEEESDILDLVIRLKEARPKTSIALFPRHMERVGLWEMMLNGANQPFVLRSKITEPPAPGTVILWDAFGELGHAYQLARAVFVGGSLAPLGGQNFLEPLAAGKNPVIGTSYHNFQWAAGVIDEKMVYSMDDVDGVFDQIMRILKRSAKPDTVKKRFAAWLQDHQGGTKQVLNALLLLLKRSS, from the coding sequence ATGAGCCTTGGATTCTCGCACAACTTGATGCTTGCAGCCTATGGAACTGCATGGCGTGTCGCCCGCCCCGTTCTTGATCGAAATAAACGCTTGAAACATGGACTTTCCCAGCGGCTTGTGCCGTACGGCTGGTCAAAACGGGCACATGTGTGGATTCAGGCTGCCTCCGGTGGCGAGGCATATCTTGCATGGCAGATGCTTCGTGAAATGCCGGATGATCAGCAGATGACAATTCTTCTGACATCCTGCACTAAGCAGGGCATTGAAGTGTTGGAAAAAGCCAGAGAGTGGGCTGCTAAAGAAAAAAGCTATCTTGATGTTGTCGTAAACTATTTCCCGTATGACCAGCCGCACTTGATGACACGTGCAGTGGAAATGGTAGCTCCTAAGACTGTGGTTCTTCTTGAAACAGAACTTTGGCCGGGGCTTATGACTGCCTGTGCTGTACTGGATATTCCGGTGGTGGTTTTCAATGGACGCATGAACCCGCGTTCGCTTGCTGGATACCTTGCTACGATTGGGTTCTGGCGACGCATTCGACCGACTATGGTTCACGCCATTTCCGACAAAGATGCCCGCAGATATTCGGCTCTTTTTGGCGAACAAGGTGTGTATACTATGAACAATATTAAGTTCGACAGTGTTTCCGTTGGTCATAAGGCAGGCAAGAATCCGCTTGTGGGTAAGGTTGTTAAGAAAAATACACCGCTTGTTGTTCTTGGTTCTGTTCGTGAAGAAGAAGAGTCCGATATTCTGGATCTTGTTATCCGTCTAAAAGAAGCACGTCCAAAAACAAGCATTGCGCTTTTCCCACGACATATGGAACGTGTAGGGCTGTGGGAAATGATGCTGAACGGGGCGAACCAACCTTTTGTTCTTCGTTCAAAAATTACAGAGCCGCCAGCACCGGGAACCGTTATTTTATGGGATGCGTTCGGTGAATTGGGCCATGCGTATCAGTTAGCTCGCGCTGTGTTTGTTGGTGGAAGCCTGGCACCGCTTGGTGGTCAGAATTTCCTTGAGCCGCTTGCGGCTGGCAAGAACCCGGTAATTGGCACCAGCTATCATAATTTCCAGTGGGCAGCTGGCGTTATCGATGAAAAGATGGTGTATTCCATGGATGACGTGGACGGTGTTTTCGATCAGATCATGCGTATTCTTAAACGATCTGCAAAGCCAGATACAGTGAAGAAGCGTTTCGCCGCTTGGCTTCAGGATCACCAAGGTGGAACGAAGCAGGTGCTTAACGCACTCTTATTGTTATTGAAACGCTCCAGCTAG
- a CDS encoding D-alanine--D-alanine ligase family protein — translation MNILLIAGGWSSEREVSLNGAKGIHLALMRLGHSVTFFDPQNSLDGLLTAARDHDFAFINLHGSPGEDGMVQALLESVGCPFQGSRAVGSFIALNKSVSKQVFLDNALPTPEWEFLAKRPSKDWRPKFSYPIFIKSNTGGSSLGLSRVANENELQDALDSLFATESELIVEPLIEGVEVTCGVLGNEALPPVLIEPADGSIFFDYEAKYRPGGAREVCPAPLPETITAQVKYFALKAHKVLGLSGYSRADFIYSPDGSLHLLEVNTLPGMTSTSLLPQEAEAVGISFDELIARLIQLGLAEDN, via the coding sequence ATGAATATTCTTTTGATAGCGGGCGGATGGTCTAGCGAACGTGAAGTTTCGCTGAACGGTGCAAAAGGCATCCATCTTGCGCTGATGCGCCTTGGACATTCCGTAACTTTTTTTGATCCGCAAAATTCCTTGGACGGCTTGCTTACCGCTGCAAGGGATCATGATTTCGCATTTATCAACCTGCATGGTTCTCCAGGTGAGGACGGCATGGTGCAGGCACTGCTGGAATCTGTAGGCTGCCCATTTCAGGGGAGCCGTGCTGTAGGCTCTTTCATAGCATTGAACAAGTCAGTATCTAAACAGGTTTTTCTTGATAATGCTCTCCCGACCCCTGAGTGGGAGTTTTTGGCTAAGCGTCCTTCAAAAGATTGGCGCCCTAAATTTTCTTATCCTATTTTTATCAAGTCAAACACTGGTGGTTCCAGCTTAGGGCTTTCCCGTGTAGCAAATGAGAATGAGCTTCAAGATGCTCTGGATTCTTTGTTTGCTACAGAAAGTGAGCTTATTGTTGAGCCGTTGATTGAAGGTGTCGAAGTAACCTGTGGTGTGCTTGGTAATGAAGCGTTGCCTCCTGTTCTTATTGAACCGGCTGATGGCTCTATTTTCTTTGATTATGAGGCAAAGTACCGTCCAGGTGGAGCGCGTGAAGTTTGTCCGGCCCCATTGCCGGAAACCATTACCGCTCAGGTAAAATATTTTGCACTTAAGGCTCACAAAGTTCTTGGACTTAGTGGGTATAGTCGCGCTGATTTTATTTACTCACCAGATGGTAGCCTGCACTTGCTGGAAGTAAACACCCTTCCGGGTATGACTTCTACCAGCTTGCTTCCTCAGGAAGCTGAAGCGGTTGGAATTTCTTTTGACGAGCTTATTGCAAGATTGATTCAACTCGGTTTAGCCGAAGATAACTAG
- a CDS encoding HD domain-containing protein: protein MRSQSDSQHKQRAFSVALPFHRFPVNPKWHIPTRADCKALWDKYNMPDHIRAHSEQVAHVATTLAELGVQRGLNVCVESITSSALLHDIAKAYTIEFGGDHAWLGGSIVLSETGNPYVAQGVLHHVHWEWPVDSELCFLPLAIIYADKRVKHDNVVSLNERFEDLVVRYGKTDKIIANIMKAKVLAEEIEQAFSEQLGISLHEYSFDSGRMV from the coding sequence ATGCGGTCACAGTCAGATTCTCAACATAAACAACGCGCATTTAGCGTAGCTCTTCCTTTTCATCGTTTTCCTGTGAATCCGAAGTGGCACATCCCGACAAGAGCTGATTGCAAGGCTTTGTGGGACAAATATAACATGCCCGACCATATTCGGGCGCATAGTGAACAGGTGGCGCATGTTGCGACGACCTTGGCTGAGCTTGGTGTGCAGCGAGGACTGAATGTTTGTGTAGAAAGCATTACTTCAAGCGCACTTCTGCATGATATCGCAAAAGCCTACACTATCGAGTTCGGTGGCGATCATGCATGGCTAGGCGGTTCAATAGTTTTGTCTGAAACAGGTAATCCTTATGTTGCTCAAGGTGTGCTGCATCATGTGCATTGGGAGTGGCCTGTTGATTCAGAATTGTGTTTTTTGCCGTTGGCGATTATCTACGCTGATAAGCGAGTGAAGCACGATAATGTAGTCTCGCTTAATGAACGCTTTGAGGATCTTGTCGTACGTTATGGAAAAACTGACAAGATTATTGCTAATATAATGAAGGCAAAGGTACTTGCAGAAGAAATTGAGCAGGCCTTTTCCGAACAATTAGGAATTTCACTACATGAATATTCTTTTGATAGCGGGCGGATGGTCTAG
- the hypD gene encoding hydrogenase formation protein HypD: MNVSDSFKDPELCKKLLEQLHNELDAPLRFMEVCGTHTVAIFQSGLRPLLPKEIVHLSGPGCPVCVTHESEVAAFLDLAGKDGVILATFGDLMRVPGPKGRNLKLAKAEGARIEIVYSPLDALKLAQDNPNDTVVFLGVGFETTAPTIAASIQMAKQQNITNFKVLSFHKLVPPALKVLLEDPECAVDAFLLPGHVSTILGIEPYQFVAERYNTPGVITGFDPVDILESLLIMVEQRKKGKASIVNQYKRAVSDSGNAKAREIMFSVFDIAEAQWRGVGTIPESGLIIKNEYEEFDALKALDITLTEVPQTPGCKCGEVLKGKMQPNDCPLFAKACTPAKPVGPCMVSTEGSCAAYFKYQVTA; encoded by the coding sequence ATGAATGTATCTGATTCCTTTAAAGATCCAGAATTATGTAAAAAACTTCTGGAACAACTGCATAATGAACTCGATGCTCCACTTCGTTTTATGGAAGTCTGCGGCACGCATACTGTAGCTATTTTCCAGAGCGGACTACGCCCACTGCTACCAAAAGAGATTGTACACCTTTCCGGTCCCGGTTGTCCTGTATGTGTAACACACGAGAGTGAAGTTGCAGCCTTCCTCGACCTCGCAGGAAAAGACGGCGTTATCCTCGCGACCTTCGGTGACCTTATGCGCGTACCTGGACCGAAAGGCCGCAACCTGAAACTTGCTAAAGCAGAAGGTGCCCGCATTGAAATCGTCTACTCTCCGCTGGACGCACTCAAGCTTGCTCAAGACAACCCGAACGACACAGTCGTATTCCTCGGCGTCGGGTTCGAAACAACAGCACCAACAATCGCTGCTTCCATTCAGATGGCGAAGCAGCAGAACATTACAAATTTCAAGGTGCTTTCATTCCACAAACTGGTTCCGCCAGCACTCAAAGTACTGCTTGAAGATCCAGAATGCGCAGTAGACGCGTTCCTCTTACCAGGACACGTGTCCACCATACTCGGAATAGAACCATATCAATTTGTGGCAGAAAGATACAACACACCGGGTGTCATCACCGGATTTGATCCTGTAGATATTCTTGAATCTCTGCTCATCATGGTGGAACAGCGCAAAAAAGGTAAAGCATCTATTGTTAACCAGTACAAACGGGCGGTATCAGACTCCGGTAATGCCAAAGCACGCGAAATTATGTTCTCTGTGTTCGATATAGCAGAAGCACAATGGCGCGGTGTAGGCACTATTCCAGAAAGCGGACTTATTATCAAAAATGAGTACGAAGAATTTGACGCACTGAAAGCGCTGGACATTACACTGACCGAGGTACCGCAAACCCCGGGCTGTAAGTGCGGTGAGGTGCTTAAAGGGAAAATGCAGCCAAACGACTGCCCTCTGTTCGCTAAGGCATGCACCCCAGCAAAACCGGTAGGTCCTTGCATGGTTTCCACAGAAGGCAGCTGTGCAGCATACTTCAAATATCAGGTGACAGCATAA
- the hypE gene encoding hydrogenase expression/formation protein HypE, with the protein MSETTLLLDHGSGGMASNRLIGDLFFKHFGNPILNEMNDAALLNITGPITMSTDSYTVDPIFFPGGNIGTLAVHGTVNDVAMLGAKPRYISCGFIIEEGLEMSTLEKIVIEMAQAAREADVLIVTGDTKVVPRGCVDKIFINTTGIGELILSEATSGAHAKPGDAILVSGTMGDHGLTVLSNREGLNFATDVQSDSAPLNHIIEALINEIGDIHVLRDPTRGGLATTLNEIAGQSNVTINLKESQVPVRESVRNGCSFLGLDPFYLANEGKLICILPQEKAEAALTLMRSMKYGEDAVQVGSVLDPNDSPGKAGQVVLETPLGGHRLLNMLEGEQLPRIC; encoded by the coding sequence ATGAGCGAAACAACACTTCTTCTCGACCACGGAAGCGGGGGCATGGCCTCCAACCGTCTCATTGGCGATCTCTTTTTCAAGCATTTCGGCAACCCGATTCTTAATGAAATGAACGATGCTGCCCTGCTCAACATCACCGGTCCTATCACCATGAGTACCGACAGCTACACCGTCGACCCGATTTTCTTCCCCGGCGGCAACATTGGTACTCTTGCAGTACACGGAACCGTTAACGACGTCGCCATGCTTGGCGCTAAACCACGCTACATTTCCTGCGGCTTCATCATTGAAGAAGGGCTTGAAATGAGCACTCTGGAAAAAATCGTTATCGAAATGGCTCAGGCCGCTAGAGAAGCAGACGTACTCATCGTTACCGGTGACACAAAAGTAGTACCGCGTGGCTGCGTTGACAAAATTTTTATCAACACCACTGGCATCGGTGAGCTTATTCTTTCAGAAGCAACCTCCGGCGCACACGCCAAACCAGGTGACGCCATCCTTGTTTCCGGAACCATGGGCGACCATGGTCTCACAGTCCTTTCAAACCGTGAAGGACTAAACTTTGCCACTGACGTACAAAGCGACTCTGCGCCGCTCAACCACATTATTGAAGCGCTTATCAACGAGATTGGTGACATTCACGTTCTCCGCGATCCGACCCGTGGCGGTCTTGCCACCACACTCAACGAGATCGCAGGACAGTCCAATGTCACTATCAATCTCAAAGAAAGCCAAGTTCCCGTCCGCGAATCCGTTCGCAACGGCTGCTCTTTCCTCGGTCTTGACCCGTTCTACCTCGCAAACGAAGGAAAGCTCATCTGCATTCTTCCTCAGGAAAAAGCAGAAGCCGCTTTAACCCTCATGCGATCCATGAAGTACGGCGAAGATGCAGTGCAGGTTGGTTCCGTGCTTGATCCAAATGATTCACCAGGCAAAGCCGGACAGGTTGTGCTCGAAACACCACTCGGCGGGCATCGTCTGCTCAACATGCTTGAAGGTGAACAGCTGCCGCGTATTTGCTAA
- the ung gene encoding uracil-DNA glycosylase yields MIPQDWCEAVPYFNEGRHERILQKIAGLRETTTVFPPEEQVFAALQVVPFDDVRVVILGQDPYHGAGQAHGLSFSVPEGAKFPPSLRNIFKEIDAEFHGGIKRDVSTDLTRWAKQGVLLLNATLTVQEGKAASHAKLGWNAVTDDIIKAISRKRKNLVFLLWGKHAQDKRPLIADNDHCILEAVHPSPLSASRGFFGCNHFILTNDWLREHGQSEIEW; encoded by the coding sequence ATGATCCCGCAAGATTGGTGTGAAGCTGTACCGTATTTTAACGAGGGCAGGCATGAGCGGATTTTGCAAAAAATAGCAGGACTGCGGGAGACAACCACAGTTTTTCCACCGGAAGAGCAAGTCTTTGCAGCGTTACAGGTTGTGCCGTTTGATGACGTGCGAGTTGTCATCCTCGGTCAAGATCCATATCACGGTGCTGGCCAAGCACACGGGTTGTCTTTCTCTGTACCTGAAGGTGCAAAGTTTCCGCCGTCTCTCCGGAATATCTTTAAAGAAATAGATGCAGAGTTTCATGGTGGTATCAAGCGTGACGTTTCAACAGATCTTACCCGTTGGGCGAAGCAAGGCGTACTTCTTCTAAACGCAACGCTCACAGTGCAAGAGGGAAAAGCAGCATCGCACGCAAAGCTTGGTTGGAACGCAGTTACTGATGATATTATTAAGGCGATAAGTCGTAAGCGCAAAAATCTTGTATTTCTCCTTTGGGGAAAACATGCTCAGGACAAGCGACCGCTCATTGCTGACAATGATCACTGCATCCTTGAAGCTGTGCATCCATCGCCGCTTTCCGCATCGCGTGGCTTCTTTGGTTGTAATCATTTCATTTTGACCAACGATTGGCTGCGGGAGCATGGTCAATCTGAGATTGAGTGGTAG
- the ftsY gene encoding signal recognition particle-docking protein FtsY: protein MGFFSKLKRLWTTEDAPKQAEQEAPEGAEEAAAEEIESAEPIAAEPESQELPAEEVQPEAPEQAAEEVVVESEEPVQEAAVEAPESVQPEVVLEPEFITEVEPAVEVEPAEAAEEPEVTEEPEPVEEPEVVVEPAPEVAPEPVVVPEPEQTPVAAPVEQAKPEAATLVTEDQPQWQKDLTIALRGAEPKLSVWLEHVLDGIEEVGDPLWERLRFFFDALDAPKDETESFISNFADWLDDMEYDYVSDFRSELQFRLALALDLEDEEDERSRLFLKLSEGLSKTKEQITKQIDGLLATHSEIDESFWEEFEEILIMSDVGFEPTMKLVERLRERVRKAGTKDPAKFKEFMREELEEIFKTGPRITVVNKPEVVLMVGVNGVGKTTTIAKLAYRAQLQGKKVLIAAGDTFRAAAIEQLQVWADRIGVDFHAKSANSDPAAVAYEAVEKAVEGGYDLLFVDTAGRLQTKVGLMDELQKIRNVLGKKHEGAPHRTILTIDATTGQNALSQTKLFNEVASLDEIILTKLDGTAKGGIVVAIAMEFNIPITYIGLGEKMEDLRPFNGADFATALLGLEDAPEA, encoded by the coding sequence ATGGGGTTCTTTTCTAAACTAAAACGACTTTGGACAACTGAAGATGCTCCTAAACAGGCAGAGCAGGAAGCGCCGGAAGGTGCAGAAGAAGCTGCTGCGGAAGAAATAGAGAGTGCGGAACCGATAGCTGCCGAGCCTGAATCGCAGGAGTTGCCAGCAGAAGAAGTGCAGCCCGAGGCGCCTGAGCAAGCTGCCGAAGAAGTAGTTGTAGAGTCAGAAGAACCTGTTCAGGAAGCTGCGGTAGAAGCACCAGAAAGTGTGCAGCCTGAAGTTGTCCTTGAGCCTGAATTTATTACAGAAGTAGAGCCGGCTGTTGAAGTAGAGCCTGCTGAGGCCGCAGAGGAACCGGAAGTAACTGAAGAGCCTGAACCTGTTGAAGAACCGGAAGTTGTAGTAGAGCCTGCTCCTGAAGTAGCACCAGAGCCAGTAGTGGTTCCTGAGCCTGAACAAACTCCTGTTGCTGCTCCTGTAGAACAGGCAAAGCCTGAAGCTGCAACCTTGGTCACAGAAGATCAGCCTCAGTGGCAGAAAGATCTTACTATTGCTCTTCGTGGTGCTGAACCGAAGCTGTCCGTTTGGCTTGAGCATGTTCTCGACGGTATTGAGGAAGTTGGTGATCCCCTTTGGGAACGCTTGCGTTTCTTCTTTGATGCACTGGATGCTCCAAAAGACGAAACTGAGTCCTTTATTTCCAATTTTGCTGATTGGCTTGATGACATGGAATACGACTATGTCAGTGATTTCCGATCAGAACTTCAGTTTCGTTTAGCACTCGCTCTTGATCTTGAGGATGAAGAAGACGAACGTTCTCGTCTGTTCCTGAAGCTTTCCGAAGGTCTTTCTAAGACAAAAGAGCAGATCACCAAGCAGATTGATGGATTGCTCGCAACTCACTCAGAGATTGATGAATCTTTCTGGGAAGAGTTCGAAGAAATCCTCATCATGTCTGACGTTGGTTTTGAGCCGACCATGAAGCTTGTTGAGCGTCTGCGAGAGCGTGTACGTAAAGCAGGCACAAAAGATCCTGCTAAATTTAAAGAATTTATGCGTGAAGAGCTGGAAGAAATCTTCAAAACCGGCCCTCGCATTACTGTTGTTAACAAGCCAGAGGTTGTTCTTATGGTTGGCGTTAACGGTGTTGGTAAAACTACTACCATCGCTAAGCTCGCTTACCGTGCACAGCTTCAGGGTAAGAAAGTACTTATCGCTGCTGGTGATACCTTCCGTGCAGCAGCAATTGAACAGCTTCAGGTGTGGGCAGACCGTATCGGCGTTGATTTCCACGCTAAGTCTGCAAATTCCGATCCAGCAGCAGTTGCTTACGAAGCTGTAGAAAAAGCTGTAGAAGGTGGTTATGACCTTCTGTTTGTTGATACTGCTGGACGTCTTCAGACCAAAGTTGGTTTGATGGATGAGTTGCAGAAAATTCGTAACGTACTCGGTAAAAAACACGAAGGTGCACCTCACCGTACCATTCTTACTATTGATGCAACAACTGGTCAGAATGCGTTGTCACAGACCAAGTTGTTTAACGAAGTTGCAAGTCTTGATGAGATTATTCTTACCAAGCTTGATGGCACCGCAAAAGGTGGTATCGTTGTAGCAATCGCAATGGAATTCAATATCCCAATTACCTACATCGGTCTTGGTGAAAAAATGGAAGACCTCAGACCGTTTAACGGTGCCGACTTCGCAACCGCGTTGCTCGGACTTGAGGATGCGCCAGAAGCATAG
- a CDS encoding PAS domain-containing sensor histidine kinase, whose translation MQGANSRTFVRFCNNNSLSHNLLLGIISIVCAMIMMLGIYHYSQTYCTTLDRVEKGTSKRIQHLAEVLSIPIWNIEHDTVDRIISIASEIKTVTRIQVEEPDGKLIADKISDLTVPAEKVISRDIYYNDQHIGRVTVHLSFAALKKEQQQELIRYLFIICLLLIAILSLTHKVLDIYLKKPLAQLSSMIDQLRTGTYPEHYPTLNTRELQHIAINFKEMAKEVASREAELTKINKRLQENIEERKRIEYQLRESQEQFSLIAASTMDGFVECRVNQDHLLYTSRWKELLGYTDEELTNSLSVWLKRVHPNDRSSIAALSTEEVYDSEGRTEREYRIKHKNGEYRWFLGRAQILRDQEGKPYRFIGTHSDITPKKHAEQRLISTKEMLQNIINCMPSLIVGVTEQMTIALWNDTVEEDTGIMANNAEGRRFRELLPELSFIERHIQKSLTATTPVSVPKVTSIRNGVPVTYDIVIFPVTISNKQVAVLRIDDITERLRMEERIIQTEKMASISGLAAGMAHEINNPLGGILQGVQNIQRRLSPDLAPNVLKADELDISLEKMNAYMEQREIFGLLDGVTECGKRAASIVANMLEFSRSSDTKRTPCCVHNVIEKSIELAANDYQLKTQQKFDQIEIIREYDDTVSQISCAQQEIEQVLLNLLKNAAQAFATAKPTIEKPTIVITTQQSASGVMITVADNGPGMNDDIRKRVFEPFYTTKPIGDGTGLGLSVSYFIITNNHSGTISVTAAENQGSKFTIHLPHAM comes from the coding sequence ATGCAAGGCGCCAACTCTCGCACATTCGTACGATTCTGCAACAACAACTCACTCTCTCACAATTTATTGCTTGGAATAATTAGCATAGTATGCGCGATGATAATGATGCTTGGCATCTATCATTATTCACAAACATACTGCACTACCTTAGATCGAGTTGAAAAAGGTACCTCAAAGCGCATTCAACATCTTGCAGAAGTTCTCTCTATCCCTATCTGGAATATTGAACATGACACTGTTGACCGAATTATCTCTATTGCTTCCGAAATAAAAACCGTCACCAGAATTCAAGTTGAAGAACCTGATGGAAAACTTATTGCTGACAAAATCAGCGACCTAACTGTTCCCGCAGAAAAAGTCATATCAAGAGATATTTACTATAATGATCAGCATATTGGTCGCGTAACAGTACATCTTTCATTTGCAGCCCTTAAGAAAGAGCAACAGCAAGAACTCATAAGATATCTCTTTATTATTTGTTTACTGCTTATTGCTATTCTTAGCCTCACCCATAAGGTACTAGATATCTATCTCAAGAAACCACTTGCTCAACTGAGCAGTATGATAGATCAGTTGCGTACAGGCACATATCCTGAGCATTATCCGACTCTTAACACACGTGAACTGCAACACATTGCCATCAATTTTAAAGAAATGGCAAAAGAAGTCGCATCTCGTGAAGCTGAGCTTACAAAGATAAACAAACGGCTGCAGGAAAACATCGAGGAAAGAAAACGCATCGAATATCAGCTTCGGGAAAGTCAGGAACAATTCAGCCTCATTGCTGCAAGCACAATGGATGGTTTTGTTGAGTGCAGAGTTAACCAGGACCACCTGCTATACACTTCACGCTGGAAAGAGTTGCTCGGCTACACAGATGAAGAGCTGACTAACTCCCTTTCTGTCTGGTTAAAACGAGTCCACCCTAATGACCGTTCATCCATTGCAGCCCTTTCAACAGAAGAAGTGTATGATTCTGAAGGACGAACAGAAAGGGAATACCGCATTAAACACAAGAACGGTGAGTACCGCTGGTTCCTTGGGCGAGCTCAGATACTAAGAGATCAAGAAGGTAAGCCATATCGGTTTATTGGAACACACTCAGATATCACACCTAAAAAACATGCTGAGCAACGCCTCATCTCCACCAAAGAGATGCTGCAGAACATTATCAACTGCATGCCATCGTTAATCGTAGGCGTGACAGAACAAATGACGATAGCTCTCTGGAATGACACAGTTGAAGAAGACACTGGCATCATGGCTAATAATGCCGAAGGCAGGCGATTTAGAGAATTGCTACCAGAGCTTTCATTCATCGAACGTCACATTCAAAAATCCTTAACTGCGACAACACCTGTCTCTGTACCAAAAGTTACCTCTATTCGTAACGGTGTCCCTGTCACATACGACATCGTAATTTTTCCTGTTACCATCAGCAATAAGCAGGTTGCAGTATTACGAATTGATGACATTACAGAACGTCTGCGTATGGAAGAACGAATTATCCAGACAGAAAAAATGGCATCTATCAGCGGACTTGCAGCAGGTATGGCGCACGAAATCAACAACCCGCTTGGTGGAATTCTTCAAGGCGTACAAAATATTCAACGCCGTCTCAGTCCTGACCTGGCACCGAATGTTCTTAAAGCAGACGAACTTGATATTTCGCTGGAGAAAATGAATGCCTATATGGAACAGCGCGAAATTTTCGGATTGCTGGACGGAGTTACCGAATGCGGAAAACGCGCCGCATCTATTGTTGCCAATATGCTTGAATTTAGCCGAAGCTCAGATACTAAACGAACGCCGTGCTGCGTTCACAACGTTATCGAAAAATCCATTGAACTTGCTGCAAATGACTATCAGCTGAAAACCCAACAAAAATTCGATCAGATAGAAATAATCCGTGAATACGATGACACCGTTTCACAAATTTCCTGCGCTCAGCAAGAAATAGAACAGGTGCTTTTAAACCTGTTAAAAAATGCAGCACAGGCGTTCGCAACTGCGAAGCCGACTATTGAAAAGCCGACTATTGTGATTACAACTCAGCAGTCTGCCTCTGGAGTTATGATTACGGTTGCT